One Telluria mixta DNA window includes the following coding sequences:
- a CDS encoding glutamate synthase subunit beta produces MGKITGFMEFQRQEEDHLEPAARLKNYKEFTITLTDAQAKVQGARCMDCGIPFCNTGCPVNNQIPDWNDLVYHGNYRYAVDNLHSTNNFPEFTGRICPAPCEAACTLGINNEPVGIKSIERKIADAGWEHGWIVPQPAAVKTGKKVAIIGSGPAGMAAAQQLGRAGHDVTVFEKNDRVGGLLRYGIPDFKMEKDLIDRRVEQMKAEGVTFRTSVLIGKDFPTTVSNMARETIFPEDLVKDYDAVVMAGGAEAPRDLPVPGRDLKGVHFAMDFLPQQNRVNAGDKVKDQIKATGKHVIVIGGGDTGSDCVGTSNRHGAASVTQFELMPMPPEQENKPLVWPYWPTKLRTSSSHEEGCERDFAVATKRFEGKGGKVDKVIACRVEWKDGKMVEVAGSEFELKADLVLLAMGFVSPVQQVLDAFGVQKDARGNARATTDGDVCYQTSVPKVFTAGDMRRGQSLVVWAIREGRQCARAVDEFLMGSSVLPR; encoded by the coding sequence ATGGGTAAGATCACCGGCTTCATGGAATTTCAGCGCCAGGAAGAAGACCACCTGGAACCCGCTGCCCGCCTCAAGAACTATAAAGAATTCACGATCACCCTGACCGACGCGCAAGCCAAGGTCCAGGGTGCGCGCTGCATGGATTGCGGCATCCCCTTCTGCAACACCGGCTGCCCCGTCAACAACCAGATCCCGGACTGGAACGACCTGGTCTACCACGGCAACTACCGCTACGCCGTCGACAACCTGCATTCGACGAACAACTTCCCGGAATTCACGGGCCGCATCTGCCCGGCACCATGCGAAGCCGCCTGCACGCTGGGCATCAACAATGAGCCGGTCGGCATCAAGTCGATCGAGCGCAAGATCGCCGACGCCGGCTGGGAACACGGCTGGATCGTCCCGCAACCGGCTGCCGTCAAGACCGGCAAGAAGGTCGCCATCATCGGTTCCGGCCCCGCGGGCATGGCCGCCGCCCAGCAGCTGGGCCGCGCCGGCCACGACGTGACGGTGTTCGAGAAGAACGACCGCGTCGGCGGCCTGCTGCGCTACGGCATCCCCGACTTCAAGATGGAGAAGGACCTGATCGACCGTCGCGTCGAGCAGATGAAGGCCGAAGGCGTGACCTTCCGCACCAGCGTCCTGATCGGCAAGGATTTCCCGACCACCGTCAGCAACATGGCGCGCGAAACCATCTTCCCAGAAGACCTGGTCAAGGATTACGACGCCGTCGTCATGGCCGGCGGCGCCGAGGCACCGCGCGACCTGCCGGTCCCGGGCCGCGACCTGAAGGGCGTGCACTTCGCGATGGACTTCCTGCCGCAGCAGAACCGCGTGAACGCCGGCGATAAAGTGAAAGACCAGATCAAGGCCACGGGCAAGCACGTGATCGTGATCGGCGGCGGCGATACCGGCTCCGACTGCGTGGGCACGTCGAACCGCCACGGCGCCGCATCGGTGACCCAGTTCGAACTGATGCCGATGCCGCCGGAACAGGAAAACAAGCCGCTCGTGTGGCCGTACTGGCCGACCAAGCTGCGCACCTCGTCGTCGCACGAAGAAGGCTGCGAGCGCGACTTCGCCGTCGCCACCAAGCGCTTCGAAGGCAAGGGCGGCAAGGTCGACAAGGTCATCGCCTGCCGCGTCGAGTGGAAAGACGGCAAGATGGTCGAAGTGGCCGGCTCGGAATTCGAACTGAAGGCCGACCTCGTGCTGCTGGCGATGGGATTCGTCTCGCCGGTGCAGCAGGTGCTGGACGCGTTCGGCGTGCAGAAGGATGCCCGCGGCAACGCGCGCGCCACGACCGATGGCGATGTCTGCTACCAGACGTCGGTGCCGAAGGTCTTCACCGCCGGCGACATGCGCCGCGGCCAGTCGCTCGTCGTGTGGGCGATCCGCGAAGGCCGCCAGTGCGCCCGCGCCGTCGATGAATTCCTGATGGGTTCGTCGGTGTTGCCGCGCTGA
- a CDS encoding DUF4214 domain-containing protein, translated as MDTVTLKGNLALNGQNLAFEGVPIEAHLLLGDYPNVAVNNGSGKFTWKIGDRTIETTGAWYDAAVTSYTPTQADVGNPISVTGSVAYVDGIHTPSSPNALTVINVNDLPTGTVTITGDTTHAGSQLHAVSTIGDEDGMGALSYQWKANGQAIAGATGDTWTLDTAHAGQAISVVASYVDGFGQAESVASDADPKAVHQNSPGALVLSGELAKGHTLHAQVVDADAPAKVYYQWQIDDGSGHYVNVTGNWSADFTLGDSVPPVMRVIATYADRYGFIETHVRTTGTEGADTIRGDGSPGEVIQARGGDDTLIYTNGAILDGGDGIDTFYGAVYTVSQVDAHTWYASTMTATGCTLVNIERVVFGEPGASNAKGLALDYNGHGGQAYRLYQAAFDRTPDDFGVGFWMNRLDKGVSLTDVANAFVASSEFKALYGTNPTNAAIVDKFYHNVLHRDPDPQSSFWVDVLDRKAATVADVLIGFSESAENVAALVGVQKTGISYLPYHDG; from the coding sequence ATGGATACCGTCACCCTCAAGGGCAATCTCGCGCTGAACGGCCAGAACCTGGCCTTCGAAGGCGTACCGATCGAAGCGCATCTGCTGCTGGGCGATTACCCCAACGTCGCCGTCAACAACGGATCCGGCAAGTTCACCTGGAAGATCGGCGACCGCACGATCGAGACCACGGGCGCCTGGTACGACGCTGCCGTCACCTCCTACACGCCGACCCAGGCCGACGTCGGCAACCCGATCTCCGTGACCGGTTCCGTCGCCTACGTCGACGGCATCCACACGCCGAGCAGCCCGAATGCGCTGACCGTCATCAACGTCAACGACCTGCCCACCGGCACGGTGACCATCACGGGCGACACGACGCACGCCGGCAGCCAGCTGCACGCCGTCAGCACGATCGGTGACGAGGACGGCATGGGCGCCCTGTCGTACCAGTGGAAGGCGAACGGCCAGGCGATCGCCGGGGCGACCGGCGACACCTGGACGTTGGACACGGCCCACGCGGGCCAGGCCATCAGCGTCGTCGCCAGCTATGTCGACGGGTTCGGCCAGGCGGAGTCGGTCGCGAGCGACGCCGACCCCAAGGCCGTGCACCAGAACAGCCCGGGCGCGCTGGTCCTGTCGGGCGAGCTGGCGAAGGGGCACACGCTGCATGCGCAAGTCGTCGACGCGGATGCACCCGCCAAGGTCTATTACCAGTGGCAGATCGACGACGGCAGCGGCCATTACGTGAACGTCACCGGCAACTGGTCCGCCGATTTTACGTTGGGCGACAGCGTGCCGCCCGTCATGCGCGTGATCGCCACGTATGCCGACCGCTACGGGTTCATCGAAACCCATGTGCGCACGACCGGCACGGAAGGCGCGGACACGATCCGCGGCGACGGCAGCCCGGGCGAAGTCATCCAGGCACGCGGCGGTGACGACACGCTCATCTACACCAACGGCGCCATTCTGGATGGCGGCGATGGCATCGATACGTTTTATGGGGCGGTGTACACGGTCAGCCAGGTCGACGCGCATACCTGGTATGCCTCGACCATGACGGCGACCGGCTGCACGCTCGTCAACATCGAGCGCGTGGTGTTCGGCGAGCCGGGCGCGAGCAATGCCAAGGGCCTCGCCCTTGACTACAATGGCCACGGGGGCCAGGCCTACCGCCTCTACCAGGCTGCATTCGACCGCACGCCGGACGACTTCGGCGTCGGCTTCTGGATGAACCGCCTCGACAAGGGCGTCAGCCTGACGGACGTCGCCAACGCCTTCGTCGCATCCAGCGAATTCAAGGCGCTGTACGGCACCAATCCGACGAACGCCGCCATCGTCGACAAGTTCTATCACAACGTCCTGCACCGCGACCCGGATCCGCAGAGCTCGTTCTGGGTCGACGTGCTCGACCGCAAGGCGGCGACGGTCGCCGACGTGCTGATCGG